The Achromobacter spanius genome includes the window CTGCTGGCAGGCTCCGAAGAATTGGCTAAGCGTGTCCATGATCAATGATGCGTGGCGATCCAATCGCGATAGGCGGGGTTCTTGTCCAGGGTGGCGAAACAATAGCCCTTCTGTTGCAGGCCCACAATCAGGGGCTCAAGCACGGCGGGGGCCCAGGGGTCCTGGCGCGACCAGATACCCAGGTGCGCCAGCAGGATGTCGCCCGGCTTGATGGTGCGCAGGGCCTGGTCCAGCAGCTTCGCGTTGGGGAATTTGTCGCTGGGCAGTTCATCGCCCAGGAAACCGGCAGGCGACCAGCCCACGTGTTCGTAGCCACATGCCTTCGCGGCCTTGAGCAAGGCGGGCGAGGTCTTGCCGCCCGGCGCGCGGTACAGCGGCAGCATGGTGGCGCCGGTCATCTGATGGAAGCGGGTGGCGGAGCGCTTGATTTCGGCGCAGTACTGTTCGGCCGACATTTCAGCGCGCTTGCCGGTGTTGGGGCCGGCGCTGGGCTTCACGCGGAATTTGCCGCCGGGCAGGTCGCCCTGCCAGTAGACGTGATCGTAGGTGTGCGAGGCAAACGCATGGCCTTCCGCCACGCGCGCCTTCCACCAGGGCGCCCACACGTCGTCCAGGCTTGCGCCGTCGGTCTTGGTGCGTTCGTTGGCCAGGAAGAAAGTGACCTTCACCTGATGGCGCGCCAGCACGTCAGCGATCAGCGGCGCCACGCCCATGTGACCGGTATCAAAGGTCAGGTAGACCGGCTTGTCGCAGGTCGTCGGGGCCGCGGCATTTGCCATCGGAACGGCGAATGCCAGCGCGGCGGCGAGCAGGCTCCTAACGGGTTGGAGCATGATTCAACGTCCATACGCCGTGCGGCGATTTTCCTACGGGAACTTGCTGCACGACCTTCTTCTGTTCCAGATCCACCACGGTCAGCTTGCGCGCCCAGCGCGACGTCACCAGCAGCGTCTTGCCGTCGGCCAGGATGTCCATGCAGTCCGGGCCGCCCGGCACGGCGAAGGTGTCGGTGACGGTCAGCGTCAGCATGTCGATGCGGCTGATGGTGTTGGCGGTGCGGTTGCTGACGAACAAGTGATGCTTGTCGCCCTGCGCGCGAAAGGCGTGCGCGCCGGCCCCGGTGGGGATGCGCTTGACCAGCTTGGCGGGGCCGTGGCTGACGTCATAGGCTTCCACGAAGGGATCACCCGTCAGTGCCACCAGCAGGGTTTTCTGGTCGGGCGTCAGGAACACGTCGGCCGGCGTCTTGCCGACCGACACCGTCCACTTCGGTGTCTGCGTGGCCAGGTCGATGGCAATCAGTTGATCGCTGTCCTGCAAGGTGACGTAGGCCGTGGTGCTGCTTTTGTCGATCATGATGTGGCTGGGCGTCTTGCCCGCCTGCACGCGCTTGACCAGTTTCAGTTCCGCGCCCGGATGCTGCGGCTCCCAGGCGTAGATGTCGATATGGTCCAGCCGGTTGGCGGCGGTGACGAACCACTTCATGTCCGGCGAAAACTGCAACTGATAGGGGTCGACGATATCCGTCAGGGTGCGCTGCACCTCGCCTGTCTTCGGATCCATCATGGTGATGGTGTTGCCCGTCGCGTTGGCCACCATCAGCGACTTTTCGTCGGGCGTCAGGTACAGGTGGTGCGGTTCCTTGCCGGTGGGTACCCGTCGCAGTTCTTTGTAGGACACCGGGTCGACGATGCTGACATTGGCGTCCAGGGAATTCAGGACAAAAATCGGCGCGGAAGCCGCCGCTGCGCTAAGCGCCATCCCTACGCCGGCCAGGGCGTAGCGGACAAAATGCAAGGGGTTCAATTTAAAGGTCCGGCGAAGAAGGATCGGGCACCGATCCCGGTGCTCGCCATTTTATGCACACGCACCTTTCAAAAGGGCATCAGGCGAGGGCGTGCGCGCATTCGCTTGCGCCTGTTGCGACTCAGCAACAACCCCCGCCCGCACCGCCCCCTATAAATGCCAAAAACTCATTTGGTGTCAGCGGGTTGCGCGTCGGCCTCGACCCAGTTGCCGTTGTCGATATCGCGATCGCGCAGCGACGCCGCGCGCGTGGCGGACGAGGGTCCAAGGTCGGCCTCGCGCACCCCACCCTGCGGGCCGATGACGAAGGTGCCAACGCCCGTCTGCCCGTAACGCGCGGGCCATGCCACGATGCGGTAGGCCGTGCCGTCGTCGCCCGGCAGGATTTTGTAGCGATACCCGTAATACGCATCGGCCACCGGCACCTCCGGACCCATGACCAGCGCGTCGGGGCCCAGGGCTTGCGGCGGGGCGCCGGGCACTTCCGGCCAGTACAGGCCATCCATGGCGCCGGGGCGGCTGACCAGGCGGCTGGCGTAGCGGCCTTGCCCCACGCCTTGCTGGTAACGGGTTTGCGCGGCCTGCAACTCCTGCAAGGTATCAATGGCGGTCAATTCGTTGCGGCCGATTGCGCGGCGCTGAAGTTCGGCCTTGCCTGCCACCGGGTCAAACCGCCAGCCCTTGCCCGCGCTTACGATGGGCACGGGCAGCGTCCAGCCGGACTCGCCCACGGCCAGCCAGGAGCTGCCGACGTCGGTGATGACCTCGTGCTTCTTGGACCAGGCCGCCAGGAAGCGGTAGATGTCGTCTTGCGCCACCCCGCCCGGCACAAGCTGATTGTGGTTCGGCCCCAGTACCTTCGCCATGGCAGCGGGATCGCTGGTGGCCAGGGCGTCGGCAAAGGCGTCGGCCGCGGCCTCGGGGGTGGGATACACGCTTTGCGCCGCCAGCGGCGCGGCCAGCCCCAGTGCCAGCAGTGTCGCCGCGCCCAAGGCACGGGCACGAATCCAGGCATTCGTCATGAAAGCTCCCTTGTCCATGGTGCTACCTCCGGCCGCCGCGATGACCGCCGCCGCCCGCGTGTCCGCCGCCGCCGCGAGGGGTGCCACCGCCGCCCCGGCTCATGTCGCTTCGGTGACTTTGCTGGCGCATGCGGTCGCCGTTGCCGGAATCGCGTAGCGCGTTATTGCTGTTGGCCGAGCGGGCACGGTTGCGGGCGGCGCTTTCATCCGCGCGCTGGCGCTGGGCCGCGGCCTGATGGTCCTGCGTGGACACGCTTGAAGAGCGCGGGCTGGAGGTGCCGCTGTGGGTGCCGGTCTGTGTGCTGCGCGCCCCTTGACCCTCTTGCCGTCCCGCCGCGCCTTGGCCATTACGGCCCGCCGCAGCTTGGCCACCACGGTCCGCACCCTGGCCGCCACGGTCAGCGGCGCCCTGGCCACGGTCAGCGCCCTGACCACGCCCTGCGCCTGGTTGTGAATGGCCCGCAATGGGCTCCCCGGTGCGCCCCTCGAACGACTGTGCCGCGCGATCGCGCGCCACGTCTCGTGAATTCGCCGCGGGTGGGGCGCCGCCAACACGTCCGCCCTGTCCAGCCTGGCCTTGCCGCTGACCCGCCTGCCGGTCCTGCAAGCCCGCCTGCCGTTGGCTATCGAAGCGCTGACGGTTGGCCTGGTCCGCATAAGGCGTGTTGCCACGGTTCTGTGGGTTGTGCTCCCAGGACACATTGTTGTTGCGGGCGTTGTCGATGCGCTGATTGACGTTGACGTTGTTGTACCGGTTGACGTCGATGTCGACGTCGTTGCTTCCCCAGTTAAAGCCGCCCCACATCGAATTCACCGCCGCCACGCCCAAGCCAAAGCCAATGCCGGACACCAGCGCGGTCCCAAAGACGGACCCGGGCGGCGGCGGGTAGTAGTAAGGCGGGTAGGAAGGATAGGCCCACGCCCCGTAGACCACGGTGGGGTTGTAACTGGGCACGTAGACCACCTGCGGATCAGCCGGTTCGATCACAACCACTGTCTTGTCGTTGGTGGTGTTGGTGGTGACCGTTTGCTGCGGCGTGCTTTTCAGGTTGCCGGCCTTTTGCGCCTGCGTGCGCAAGCGCTGAACCGAATCCATCACGGCGTCCGGCTGCGCCAGGAAGGCATCGCCCACGGACTTCACCCAATCGGGCTGGCGGCCCATCATGTCCATGACGGAAGGGAACGCCACCAGTGATTTCACGCTGGGGTCCCAGGCCTCGCCTTCAACGGCCTTGACCGCCTGGTCACCTGATTCAGAGGTGTGCGCCGCCGACCACTTGGCGGCGGCGGCGACGTCGTCGGGGTACGTGGCCCCCATGAGGATTTGCGACAGCAATGAATCGGGATACAGCGCCACCGGCGCCATCAACTGATCCAATTGGCCGTTGTCCAGCTTGGTTTGCGCCGCCGCGGGCATGCAGACTGCCAGCCCCAGACACAAACAAGCAATTAACCACTCTTGCAGTCGACGCATGAACCGTTCTCCGTGATGCAACGCATGAAGCTGAAAGCCACGAGGGAACTGCCGGATAACGCGCTGTCAATATATGCCCATCGCCGGGGCATGGGAAGCCCCGGCGCCGCGCGCCTCGTCCTTTTGCGGGACTGGATTGCCGGCAGGGCCAGGCCTATACTGATTTCGCCGTTGCTCGACATTCCTTTTCCTAAAGGAGAGGCAACATGTACAGGCACTTGCTCATCGCCGTGGATGGCTCCCTGCTGTCCGAA containing:
- a CDS encoding polysaccharide deacetylase family protein; this encodes MLQPVRSLLAAALAFAVPMANAAAPTTCDKPVYLTFDTGHMGVAPLIADVLARHQVKVTFFLANERTKTDGASLDDVWAPWWKARVAEGHAFASHTYDHVYWQGDLPGGKFRVKPSAGPNTGKRAEMSAEQYCAEIKRSATRFHQMTGATMLPLYRAPGGKTSPALLKAAKACGYEHVGWSPAGFLGDELPSDKFPNAKLLDQALRTIKPGDILLAHLGIWSRQDPWAPAVLEPLIVGLQQKGYCFATLDKNPAYRDWIATHH
- a CDS encoding YncE family protein; the protein is MALSAAAASAPIFVLNSLDANVSIVDPVSYKELRRVPTGKEPHHLYLTPDEKSLMVANATGNTITMMDPKTGEVQRTLTDIVDPYQLQFSPDMKWFVTAANRLDHIDIYAWEPQHPGAELKLVKRVQAGKTPSHIMIDKSSTTAYVTLQDSDQLIAIDLATQTPKWTVSVGKTPADVFLTPDQKTLLVALTGDPFVEAYDVSHGPAKLVKRIPTGAGAHAFRAQGDKHHLFVSNRTANTISRIDMLTLTVTDTFAVPGGPDCMDILADGKTLLVTSRWARKLTVVDLEQKKVVQQVPVGKSPHGVWTLNHAPTR
- a CDS encoding DUF2950 family protein encodes the protein MDKGAFMTNAWIRARALGAATLLALGLAAPLAAQSVYPTPEAAADAFADALATSDPAAMAKVLGPNHNQLVPGGVAQDDIYRFLAAWSKKHEVITDVGSSWLAVGESGWTLPVPIVSAGKGWRFDPVAGKAELQRRAIGRNELTAIDTLQELQAAQTRYQQGVGQGRYASRLVSRPGAMDGLYWPEVPGAPPQALGPDALVMGPEVPVADAYYGYRYKILPGDDGTAYRIVAWPARYGQTGVGTFVIGPQGGVREADLGPSSATRAASLRDRDIDNGNWVEADAQPADTK
- a CDS encoding DUF3300 domain-containing protein — its product is MRRLQEWLIACLCLGLAVCMPAAAQTKLDNGQLDQLMAPVALYPDSLLSQILMGATYPDDVAAAAKWSAAHTSESGDQAVKAVEGEAWDPSVKSLVAFPSVMDMMGRQPDWVKSVGDAFLAQPDAVMDSVQRLRTQAQKAGNLKSTPQQTVTTNTTNDKTVVVIEPADPQVVYVPSYNPTVVYGAWAYPSYPPYYYPPPPGSVFGTALVSGIGFGLGVAAVNSMWGGFNWGSNDVDIDVNRYNNVNVNQRIDNARNNNVSWEHNPQNRGNTPYADQANRQRFDSQRQAGLQDRQAGQRQGQAGQGGRVGGAPPAANSRDVARDRAAQSFEGRTGEPIAGHSQPGAGRGQGADRGQGAADRGGQGADRGGQAAAGRNGQGAAGRQEGQGARSTQTGTHSGTSSPRSSSVSTQDHQAAAQRQRADESAARNRARSANSNNALRDSGNGDRMRQQSHRSDMSRGGGGTPRGGGGHAGGGGHRGGRR